The Streptomyces avermitilis MA-4680 = NBRC 14893 genome contains a region encoding:
- a CDS encoding 3-hydroxyacyl-CoA dehydrogenase family protein, whose amino-acid sequence MATPPFDPSLSPLKTVAVIGLGTMGTGIAEVLARAGREVVGIDISEAAAGHAVTALEASTARAVQRERLTEQERGDILARFRTFTDLQAAADADLVIEVTPESYEIKQQVLRALDGIVRADTILATGTNALSVTRLAADSAHPERVLGLHFFNPAPAMKLVEVVSSVLTAPTAVAAVTNLALDLGKEPVAVGDRPGFVADGLLFGYLNQAAAMYEAKYASREDIDAAMKLGCGLPMGPLALLDLIGVDTARTVLEAMYAESRDRLHAPAPILKQLSEAGLTGRKSGRGFYSYDEPGSATVVRDALTPLSGGPGEQGRTVRSVGVAGSGTMASGIAEVFAKAGYEVVLAARSEEKAQTAKARIGKSLSRSVDKGRLTAEAAAETLDRITPAGSYDAFADVDLALEAVAEDLEIKQQLFATFDKVCKPGAILATTTSSLPVVACARATSRPQDVIGMHFFNPAPAMKLVEVVRTVLTGDDVHATVREVCAKIRKHPVDCGDRAGFIVNALLFPYLNNAIKMVQEHYATLDDIDAAMKLGGGYPMGPFELLDVVGLDVSLAIEKVLHREFRDPGLAPAPLLEHLVAAGCLGRKTGRGFREYAKR is encoded by the coding sequence AGGTCCTCGCCCGGGCCGGCCGCGAGGTCGTCGGCATCGACATCAGCGAGGCCGCCGCCGGCCACGCCGTCACCGCCCTGGAGGCCTCGACCGCCCGCGCCGTGCAGCGTGAGCGGCTGACCGAGCAGGAGCGCGGCGACATCCTCGCCCGCTTCCGCACCTTCACCGACCTTCAGGCCGCGGCCGACGCCGACCTGGTCATCGAGGTGACCCCGGAGTCGTACGAGATCAAGCAGCAGGTCCTCCGCGCCCTCGACGGCATCGTGCGTGCGGACACCATCCTCGCCACCGGCACCAACGCCCTCTCGGTCACGCGTCTCGCGGCCGACTCGGCGCACCCCGAGCGCGTCCTCGGGCTGCACTTCTTCAACCCGGCGCCCGCGATGAAGCTGGTCGAGGTCGTCTCGTCCGTGCTGACCGCGCCCACCGCCGTCGCCGCGGTCACCAACCTCGCGCTCGACCTCGGCAAGGAGCCCGTCGCGGTCGGCGACCGCCCCGGCTTCGTCGCCGACGGGCTGCTGTTCGGCTACCTCAACCAGGCCGCCGCGATGTACGAGGCGAAGTACGCCTCCCGCGAGGACATCGACGCCGCGATGAAGCTGGGCTGCGGACTGCCCATGGGCCCGCTCGCCCTGCTCGACCTGATCGGCGTCGACACCGCGCGCACCGTCCTGGAGGCCATGTACGCCGAGTCCCGCGACCGCCTGCACGCCCCCGCGCCGATCCTCAAGCAGCTCAGCGAGGCGGGCCTGACCGGCCGCAAGTCGGGACGCGGCTTCTACTCGTACGACGAGCCCGGCAGCGCCACCGTCGTGCGGGACGCGCTGACGCCGCTCTCCGGAGGACCCGGGGAGCAGGGCCGTACGGTCCGCTCGGTCGGCGTCGCCGGCTCCGGCACCATGGCGTCCGGCATCGCCGAGGTCTTCGCGAAGGCCGGGTACGAGGTCGTCCTCGCCGCCCGCAGCGAGGAGAAGGCGCAGACGGCCAAGGCCCGGATCGGCAAGTCCCTGTCGCGTTCCGTCGACAAGGGCCGGCTCACGGCCGAGGCCGCGGCCGAGACCCTGGACCGGATCACCCCGGCGGGCTCGTACGACGCCTTCGCGGACGTCGATCTCGCCCTGGAGGCCGTCGCCGAGGACCTGGAGATCAAGCAGCAGCTGTTCGCCACGTTCGACAAGGTCTGCAAGCCCGGCGCGATCCTCGCCACCACCACCTCCTCGCTGCCCGTCGTCGCCTGCGCCCGTGCCACCTCGCGCCCGCAGGACGTGATCGGCATGCACTTCTTCAACCCGGCTCCGGCGATGAAGCTGGTCGAGGTGGTCCGCACGGTCCTGACCGGTGACGATGTGCACGCCACGGTCCGCGAGGTCTGCGCCAAGATCCGCAAGCACCCCGTGGACTGCGGCGACCGGGCCGGATTCATCGTGAACGCGCTGCTGTTCCCGTACCTGAACAACGCGATCAAGATGGTGCAGGAGCACTACGCGACGCTCGACGACATCGACGCCGCGATGAAGCTGGGCGGCGGGTACCCGATGGGACCCTTCGAACTCCTGGACGTCGTCGGCCTCGACGTCTCCCTGGCCATCGAGAAGGTCCTGCACCGCGAGTTCCGCGACCCGGGCCTGGCCCCGGCGCCGCTCCTGGAGCACCTGGTGGCCGCGGGCTGCCTCGGCCGCAAGACCGGCCGTGGTTTCCGCGAATATGCCAAGCGCTGA